ttataattCCAACctcataacatttaaaaaaaactgtaataacttttaaatgcacaataaaacagtttaggcgacgcagtggcgcagtaggtagtgctgtcgcctcacagcaagaaggtcgctgggtcgctggttcgatccttggctcagttggcgtttctgcgtggagtttgcatgttctccctgcgtttgcgtgggtttccttcggtgctctggtttcccccacaatccaaagacatgcggtacaggtgaattgggtagactaaattgtccgtagtgtatgagtgtgtgtgtgtgaatgtgtgtgtggatgtttcccagagatgggatgtggctggaaaggcatccgctgcgtaaaaaaatgtgctggataagttggcggttcattccgctgtggcgaccccgcattcataaagggactaagccgacaagaaaattaataaatgaataaaacagtttaattgcacatttttatataaacactGTGGTAAAATAGTATGTTAAgcaattttggaaatatttttgttgcatcaaaaagtgtggttatgatcaccATGCGCCAAGCCGATGCAGCAAAGATTATTGCTTTAaatatcactaaaatgcagtatttgaacctcACAATTTAATAGAAATTGAgaagaataactgcaaaaagctcCACTTTTTGAGCAAAAAGGACCATCCCGTTCAATACGCTGACTACGGGCctgaaaaacatatatttttgtgttcaaaagaagaaacttGGACAGATTTGGAAtaagtaaagtgtgagtaaatgacaaCAGAACTGTAAATTTGAATGTCTTTCCTGTGCATCTCCTATACATTTCTGGTCTATATTactgatttccaacattcttcaaaatatcttcttttgtgtttaacagaaaaaaaacatgacagaaacTTATTAGTTTGCAAGTACCCGAGGGAGAGTAAATGTGGAGTAATTGTTTTAGGTAAACAAACCCTTTAACTATTGCTACAGATGGAAATTGTAAGTGCTACCAACACTTTTATTGCaagccacacacacaaacacacacattatgcaACAAGAACAATGTTTCTTTGATTCAGTCTCTCATGTGACTGCTGTGTTTGAACCACAAACTGATGGCTTTGTCTGCATAAATGACAACATACTTGAATTAATCATATATAGGCATCACATGTCTGACAATGAGTAATCTGGAAAAGAGTGAATTACATAAACATGGCTTCTTATTGCAAGCATAAAAGCCAATATGCGTAGTCATCACTTCCCCCTGATGAGGGGTCGAAGGAGCAACAGACATGAATGCTTGAGAGGGGAGGAGGAAAATTAAAAACAGACTGCATGACTAAGACTGAACCTGGGAAGGCCGTGCATTGAGTACTGATAAAGAGAGGAGAGAAAGAGGGGGAGTGCATGCTGTTTAATGAGGTAAAGGGGTGGAGAGCTTTAAAGAGAGCGAGGAGAGAGACTGAACTGCAAGGACTTTCACTTTCAGAGTGCAAACAGCCTCCACACTGTCTCTGCTCCTTCAGGACGGATCAAATGTTTTGCTCTCAAGTCTGCCAGCTAGAAACCAAAGCCTCCAAACAAGGTGGCTGGAAAGGAAGGAAAGCACGAGGAGTAAAAGAAACAGGAAACTGAAATCCCATAGGAAACAGAGGAGTAGCTTGGTATCCATcagaattcttattttttttccatctgaAGATTGGGAATTTCCAAATGTCTGACTGGGATTGAGCCAGTGGGACTGAAAGGAGAGCAGCTGTCAATGAGGAACTGGGGAGAAAGTGCAGCAGTTGGAGGAAAAGGAGACGTGGGTTAGGATTTACTGCTGGGAAAGCCACCGAGATTGAGTTTCTTTCATAACTTTGGCGAAGCAATCTGTCGTTCAGAAGGACTCGGTTCTGAAGAACATGGGGAATATGGCCCACATTGGCCGGTAGAAGCATGTCACCAACAGGTAACGCGATTCGCGCGCTTTACTGACGATTAAATGATGTGCaggttaaaattaatattttatcaggCTCTGCGTGTGGTGTTTGAGATATTCACTGTATTAAATGGTTGTCTGGTTTGATGATTTTCGGGCGTTTAACGCTCTGGTGCACACGTTGTTTACCTTTGCCTTTCAGTGCTGTTACTTCTATCAATATTGACTGTTCAAGGAAGTGGGTGCGATGATTTTATGAAGACGACGATCAGAAATCTGCAGGACTCCGTAAACATTGAAAGAACGAGCGGATTCGTGAGTTTCGCATTTTTAATAATGCCTATTTGCTTGCTGGAAAGTTCGCGGTTGGTTTTATCTGTCTCGTGTTGATCCACTGACCTTTTTGATTGCTCTGTCGTTTTGATGATCCATGTGAAGCACATGCATCGACAGTTTAAGCTTTGGCTTTGTTAAAGAATGTGCAATTTGACGTTTTAATATATATTCTGCAGCCAGAAGTGTTCCCGAAGAACTACGCCGTGTCTCACTATTTCAACGACAGCGCGCTGTGCAATGAGCCGGTAAGATGACAGTTCAACACGGGCCAGTCAGTGACGTGATGATGCACGTTTTATTTGCATGatcttcttctgtgtttattAAACATGTATTACAAATACTCTTTAGTTGGATGCAATAATGATAAACGTATTTAGATTTCTGAATTATTGGGGCCTAGTATCAAAAACAGTTGTCAGTAAGGATTATTCTGTGTAAACATGTTAATCCAAATTGCagaaaaaacatttaatgcaaaTTCTTAACCCTCCAATCTCAGCACACTAATGAACACGGGCTTATTTGTAAACAAATATGCCTATTAAAGATTTATCTCTCTTCCTTGAAAGTTTATTTACCCCAAAATGCTTAATTAATGTTCTCTAAAGAGGGACATTGCTTATAATAGAGTAAACAAATTTAATAATCCAATGCAAAAAAAGACCGATTGCAAtggcaaacatgtcgtgttgtgcagtaggatgcaaaatttaatcaaatacaaaacttaaaattttactgcacaccacactgctttaaatgccaactgcagacgtgTTTGGCTAAGAGCCATCGTTAGAGCTGAATGGAGTAAGGACTTAATTatcgactctgcagttctcattttatatcaggtaagttcacgctggCCTAACCTGACTTGATAACATGGTAATTACTTGATAACTTGGTAATCAtagaacataattttttttcacatggctctcttgtaaaatcacttggagctttaATGAGATTGTATACTTGGGGCTGGATGATTgcccatttcgtcttatccaatattcattgggagggagctatcgcaaatggacctgtcggATGAACGCCTctctttaatattaattttgctaaataactatgTTATCAcagggtgacaagctgttataacatgctgaaagcattatgtaaatgatatatatataataagtaatCAATATCACTTATcgctaatacaacaacaaactatgTACCTTattggatgtcattccctcgctttAAATGCAAGCTCTCCCTtatttttctgcaacctcgctgcacGCACATCCTGCATGTTTACAAATCAGTAATTCGCCTATAGttaaatgtgaataaaacataaattatatGTGATTAAATATAAGTTTGTGTCTCTTCTGAAGACCTGGATTAAGTCTCTCAGTTCTTGTAGATTTATCTTTTGATTTTATAATGGATGTTTTAAAGCACTGGAGTTGTCTCTGCAATTTGATtcagaatatcttcatttgtgttctgacgaTGAGCACTAAGGGTGACAAAATTAAAGAATATAAGTATTAGAAGATTAATTATAACCCcacattttaatctttatttattaaagcaaaatataagaaatgtaacattcattcattcattttcttgtcggcttagtccctttattaatatggggtcaccactgcggaatgaaccgccaaccagcaagtttttatgcagcggatgcccttccagctgcaacccatctctgggaaacatccacacgcacattcacacatactctcatacactacagacaatttagcctgcccaattcacctgtactgtatgtctttggactgtgggggaaaccgaagcacccggaggaaacccacgcaaatgcagggagaacatgcaaactccacacagaaacgccaagtgagcgaccttcttgctgtaagtcgacagcactacatactgcttCGCCCAGAAATTTAACATATTTTACCCAAAACAATGTGTAAGGGTCTTTTTAAAACTATAGCCTCCTGTATTTGTCACTGAGTCAATTTAAAAATCGTCACTCATCTTGACAGTTTTTATAAACTTTATTAAATACCGAGACCTAATTTTGATTtgatgtgtctttgtgtgtgtgagtgtagtgttgtgtgttcagtgctgctgcAATCCTGTCACATTCTTGGCTTCAGCTCCTCCAACACCTCAACAGAGTTCACCTCAAATACGGGTTCATCAGCGAGCTGACGCACACATTGGACAACATAGCAAAAGAGGTACTGTCATATATAAATTCTACATACATTTGCATCTCCTTTTTATCCTACCATAATCATAGCATAATTTTAAAATGCTGTAgcaacatatttacattattgATTACTGAGAGATCTTCAATGTTATTTGTCATCTTTTGTAAACAGAAAATCCTAGAACTTCCAGATCTCTCTGCTTTTCCATCTGTTGAGTCATCACCTGAAGGTCTTTTATTCTCAACCTCATCCCTCTTCACGCGATGGCTCAGTTTGGATTGTGCTTTCGGAGAGCATCCCTGCATCTTCCCCACACCAAGTGAAGCTGATCAAGGAAATACGGCATTAGAGGAGGAAGAGAAAGTGGAGAATGGAGAAACTGTGGATGAGCAGCGGCCTCTGAAAGAAGGAGAGACTAGTAAAATACAACATGATCCGACCAACGCCTATGCAGAGTCACGTTCTCCAAGTTTCTCTCACTGGACCGTATCTATTCTGTGGATAACATCGAGACTGATCTGGTGAGAATTGAGAAATCAGTTTTAAATGTGCCACAAAATTTAGCCAGAAGGAGGCTTCACTTTGAAAGGACAGCTGCAGTGTTTGTCTCCTCGATTCAGTTTGGAAGCTAATTCACTTTACACTGCTAAAAAAAAGCTTAGCACTTGCATGGGGATACTGAATAATCTCAAAATGTTTGGATGCAGTTATGGATCCATCTCTGTGGAAAAGGGAGGATATGAAAACAGACATGTCTAATAAGATGGTCAATTTTACCTGTACTTTTCAcgcttgtgtgttttttttttctgcatcatGTCTGCACTGATTGTATCTATCATTTCCCAAGTGTTTCTGAATTGTGAATTATGTGTCATTCGTAATAATTCAGGTAAAACCTGTCGACTGAATGTTTTAACAATGAATGTAGTGAAAAAGCGAACTATACATGAAGCCAAAAGTATCCGCTTATCGCTCAGTGTTTAAGAGGACAACAAAACTTATTTACTACAGTAAATTCAAGCCATATGAAACTGTAAAACTGTAGCATAGGAACCACAGCACCATCAGATGCAAGCTACTCtgtgaaataaaaagaaaaaagttacaAAAGTCATGTTTACAAGTATCCCTGTAGAGAAGGTTACTACTACAAACACGTTTTACTCAAACGAATTTAACAATCCGTCTGTTGTTGATGTACATGTGTTGTCTGTTTTTACCTGTAgatttttatacataaataaattcttaaaagtGAACGCAGCGTGTGCATGAGCTGAATATTAATTACAGTTGTTTTTGATCTAGACTATACGCTTTTGTTTGTCAGAGTGTGTGTATGAGGACTTTCTCTAGTAGCAGATGGATGGAGGGACTTGCAGATGATGGTACAAACAACAAGACGCCACAGAGACCTTTTGTTCACACAATTTTGCAGTCTTGCCAGCTGGGACATCTTAAACACATGCATGAAACATAACCCTTGTCatttttttacttcattattaGCCTATAGCTAAAGTGTAGCCATATTTTTGGTTGTATTTATTATCATAAATGCAGTAAATTGCAGTAAATCTACAAATGCCGTGACTAAGCTGGTTAGTTTTTTGTAAGATAATTGTCCAGCCAGCAAACAAATGAAATTTTATTGTTGAAAACACATTACTTTCGTTCCTAAATTTGCAGGGCTTGTTATGTACAAATGTACATGTGTTATGTATTAGCACAATTGAGCCAAACCACATGAAAACTAGCACAGACC
This sequence is a window from Danio rerio strain Tuebingen ecotype United States chromosome 16, GRCz12tu, whole genome shotgun sequence. Protein-coding genes within it:
- the zgc:174888 gene encoding uncharacterized protein LOC558116 precursor (The RefSeq protein has 1 substitution compared to this genomic sequence), translating into MSPTVLLLLSILTVQGSGCDDFMKTTIRNLQDSVNIERTSGFPEVFPKNYAVSHYFNDSALCNEPCCVFSAAAILSHSWLQLLQHLNRVHLKYGFISELTHTLDNIAKEKILELPDLSAFPSVESSPEGLLFSTSSLFTRWLSLDCAFGEHPCIFPTPSEADQGNPALEEEEKVENGETVDEQRPLKEGETSKIQHDPTNAYAESRSPSFSHWTVSILWITSRLIW